One genomic window of Leptospira paudalimensis includes the following:
- a CDS encoding DUF6962 family protein, whose product MVLSTFLSDLFLSLVSLSVAYRFFGKSSIPSRSALYGFAIIGISAGLGSIHFLGINTLDPIYRFFVGLSGCLGVPLIGLAFFHFSFRSISEKTFFLLITILFVLYLVFAYLAPLPIYSTVVGGIAMVIVLVSSIIRFPKHNQAATMGIVGAVLFILAGLVIGTKGSSGPFLNVDIFHVLLAIANYCLGEGIRKIS is encoded by the coding sequence ATGGTTCTTTCCACATTTTTATCAGATTTGTTTTTGTCCTTAGTTTCGCTCAGTGTAGCGTATCGTTTTTTTGGTAAATCATCAATCCCATCTCGTTCCGCATTGTATGGGTTTGCGATCATAGGTATCTCTGCAGGACTTGGGTCCATTCATTTTTTAGGCATCAATACTCTCGATCCAATCTATCGTTTTTTTGTAGGCCTCTCTGGTTGTCTTGGTGTTCCACTCATCGGGCTTGCATTTTTTCATTTTTCCTTTCGTTCCATTTCGGAAAAAACTTTTTTCCTACTCATCACAATCCTTTTTGTGTTGTATTTGGTATTTGCTTACTTGGCTCCTTTGCCAATTTATTCGACAGTCGTCGGTGGAATTGCAATGGTCATCGTACTTGTCAGTTCCATCATACGTTTTCCGAAGCACAACCAAGCAGCTACGATGGGCATCGTGGGAGCAGTTTTGTTTATATTAGCAGGATTAGTGATTGGTACGAAGGGGTCATCAGGACCTTTCCTGAACGTTGATATCTTTCATGTGTTACTTGCGATTGCGAATTATTGTTTAGGTGAAGGAATTCGAAAAATAAGCTAG